The Mycoplasmopsis gallinacea genome includes a window with the following:
- a CDS encoding IS1634 family transposase, whose product MCMQAKTKEKRTWILCVSKQKAGTYIQVGCRKIKGTGYETRFGVGYEHDFEKYQKNSIEKIKMLVKDIPLTTPKEEIIEIINQKFKENKNDLVEYRKRFKGYELVSSLVDHFDIFKDCHKTKSVSLKEVVMQQIYQRLKEPLSILGTFNSLKKEQEFVYSKNSFYRSLDYIAENRGQILQNVNSVLVNEHKKDVEIIWYDSTTTYFETFSREGYKKPGYSKDGKFKEDQIVIGLATDSNGIPLHYKVFPGNTTDANTFIPFVLEIQKIYKIKQITIIADKGMSLNKNIRFLESKGLKFIISYRMKTGTKDFKEFVLNQEGYIHSKTGLVHKSEEFLSQYRNGRINGKIRKRIITFSKKRARKDAEDRQILINNFLKKAKNGKVSYEDIAGGKKYRFFKAVDKSGYYELDNEKILQDEKFDGYYVYETNRHDLTPDQIVDLYAKQWKVEENFRSLKSRLVLRPMYLSSWKHITGYICLCFLSLVLMKFLVFKINDLIGLSQKDKFTEHRLNKMINDIIEVEEKFNNKTVKIFDIKDKSLEDSWNDYLLIQKVLEMIKK is encoded by the coding sequence ATGTGCATGCAAGCAAAAACAAAAGAAAAAAGAACATGAATATTGTGTGTTTCTAAACAAAAAGCAGGTACATATATACAGGTCGGGTGCAGAAAAATAAAAGGCACAGGATATGAAACGAGATTTGGGGTTGGATATGAACATGACTTTGAGAAGTATCAAAAAAATTCAATTGAAAAAATCAAAATGCTTGTTAAAGACATACCTTTAACAACTCCCAAAGAAGAAATTATTGAAATTATTAATCAAAAGTTTAAAGAAAACAAAAATGATCTTGTTGAATATAGAAAAAGATTTAAGGGATATGAACTTGTTTCTTCGTTGGTTGATCATTTTGACATTTTTAAAGACTGTCATAAAACAAAATCAGTAAGTTTAAAAGAAGTTGTGATGCAACAAATTTATCAAAGATTAAAAGAGCCATTAAGTATTTTAGGCACTTTCAATAGTCTAAAAAAAGAACAAGAATTTGTTTATTCTAAAAATTCTTTTTACAGATCGTTAGATTACATCGCTGAAAATAGGGGGCAAATTTTACAAAATGTAAATTCAGTTCTTGTAAATGAACACAAAAAAGATGTAGAAATCATATGATATGATTCCACCACTACTTATTTTGAAACTTTTAGTAGAGAAGGGTACAAAAAACCTGGTTATTCAAAGGACGGTAAGTTTAAAGAAGATCAAATTGTTATTGGGCTAGCAACTGATTCAAACGGAATTCCACTACATTACAAAGTCTTTCCTGGAAATACAACAGATGCAAACACATTCATCCCTTTTGTCTTGGAAATTCAAAAAATATATAAGATAAAACAAATTACAATTATCGCTGATAAAGGTATGTCTTTAAACAAAAACATCAGATTTTTAGAGTCCAAAGGTTTAAAATTCATTATTTCTTACCGGATGAAAACAGGAACAAAAGACTTTAAAGAATTTGTTTTAAACCAAGAAGGTTATATTCATTCTAAAACCGGTTTAGTGCATAAATCAGAAGAATTTCTTTCTCAATATAGAAACGGTAGAATCAATGGAAAAATAAGAAAAAGAATCATTACTTTTAGTAAGAAGAGAGCAAGAAAAGATGCAGAAGATAGACAAATTTTAATCAATAACTTCCTCAAGAAAGCTAAAAACGGAAAAGTTTCTTATGAAGATATTGCAGGCGGGAAGAAATATAGATTCTTTAAAGCTGTTGACAAATCTGGTTATTATGAACTTGATAACGAAAAGATTTTGCAAGATGAAAAATTCGATGGATATTATGTTTACGAGACAAATAGACATGATTTAACTCCTGATCAAATTGTAGATTTATATGCAAAACAATGAAAAGTTGAAGAGAATTTTAGAAGCTTAAAGAGTAGATTAGTTCTTAGACCCATGTATTTATCAAGTTGGAAACACATTACTGGTTATATCTGTCTTTGCTTTTTAAGTTTAGTTTTAATGAAATTCTTAGTTTTCAAAATTAATGATTTAATAGGTTTATCTCAAAAAGATAAATTTACAGAACATAGATTAAACAAAATGATTAATGACATTATAGAAGTTGAAGAAAAATTCAACAATAAAACAGTCAAAATTTTCGATATTAAAGATAAAAGTTTGGAAGATAGTTGAAATGACTATCTATTAATTCAAAAAGTTTTAGAAATGATTAAAAAGTAA
- a CDS encoding ArsR/SmtB family transcription factor produces MHSHSHMDMTDLFALLASPVKFKLIIHFYSCVENECDVQTLVQLFNEKQANISKHLSELKRKGVVNSKKEGLYNYYFLNKEFLNSFNEILKSIYNHPEVTKYSCSCFKK; encoded by the coding sequence ATGCATTCACACTCACATATGGATATGACTGATTTATTTGCTCTCCTTGCAAGCCCAGTTAAATTCAAATTAATCATTCATTTTTATTCTTGTGTCGAAAATGAATGTGATGTTCAAACTCTTGTTCAACTTTTTAATGAAAAGCAAGCTAATATCTCAAAGCACTTAAGCGAGCTTAAACGCAAGGGTGTAGTAAATTCTAAAAAAGAAGGTTTATATAATTACTATTTTTTAAATAAAGAATTTCTAAATAGCTTTAATGAAATTCTTAAATCAATTTATAATCACCCCGAAGTTACTAAATATAGCTGTAGCTGCTTTAAAAAGTAA
- a CDS encoding DEAD/DEAH box helicase, with the protein MINEKETKYKVILDNLLEINQSDSSIFTKINNNKKCFDLYSLLGPEMFREICNQETFSINVFDYISNSLIDSLKKSNIPSDFINTLNKVKHLEIKYSENKLFKEFEKSKKEIIENLESQLQKWVVKWKLLNDAAAHILDQNNIWPLHIGFLFVSVRIDDKFVYAPLFFKEVIITFRNGTPILSSSGHIKVNEKLLFFLNNNEFNLQIDSDFKELKIESLISKIKKDWKGIYEVPENIIYPFKELELSEINNKSLIFHPGAVLGLFEPWGGYSRTRMKEIIQNNEMDQILKVEFNKNIYKERVDKTIFNPNISLFKITPTNYSQDKAILSSLNQNTVIWGPPGTGKSQTIVNLIANILVYDKTAIVASQKKAALEVIKERMGLLSKFCLFVLNSKEMNKQSFYQPIQEYLDFLENFAPNSRFKLQETLTNEEQKFVQVSSELTSNKNTPHLLESYYYFSAHKPDFQLQKDVNFIATIPSYLNLPDGTFNGENTKKKLLRKSKLRFMPFLPKYQEIASWANKIDQNLKTFNGDLFELRDSFKFFDFENPESEFIKLKQKVEVSNELQDQIKRKSVISDEKMIQDIIAQRIFQRVNNLNEEEKKEYFEFASSVRIMNLEPYRFVKKFTNIIKKIFPIVIATPNTDLSGWSKHEFDYAILDESSQIFIENGLPILYLAKKKILAGDTKQMRPSNWFGTRTIDDSIFGKVESLLDYALSIGTYQILLDKNYRSNHASLMSFSSKYFYNSSLDVLDVAFKNSDDAIELIQVDGIWKDNRNIAEAKKCIELLIANLHKYNKIILLAFNAKQSEYLKNVIYTKFPELEEAVTNKKILIRNIENIQGDEADLIIATVAYDKNTRLQFSYVAREGGKNALNVAISRAKEKMIVIKTLKSSEILINDKSTDDLRIFKKWLGYIEMNQEAKNLILKENNSLKQVISNELKTNQFKEFIYEKLASKIKINKNLTISKDVKLGTIEIDFVIKFKNKPYKYIVVDNLDYKNNVENYVLKKDFISFLESKKYSPIVINPINWIWVQNQIDKDFYYENLDKFEHKK; encoded by the coding sequence ATGATAAACGAAAAAGAAACAAAATATAAAGTCATTTTGGATAACCTATTAGAAATTAATCAAAGTGATTCTTCTATTTTTACAAAAATTAACAATAACAAAAAGTGCTTTGATCTTTATTCATTACTTGGTCCTGAAATGTTTAGAGAAATTTGTAATCAAGAAACATTTAGCATTAATGTTTTTGATTACATTTCTAACTCGCTTATTGATTCACTTAAAAAAAGTAATATTCCTTCAGATTTCATAAACACTTTAAACAAAGTGAAACACTTAGAAATTAAATATAGTGAAAATAAGCTTTTTAAAGAGTTTGAAAAAAGTAAAAAAGAAATAATTGAAAATTTAGAATCTCAGCTTCAAAAATGAGTTGTTAAATGAAAATTACTTAATGATGCAGCTGCTCATATTTTGGACCAAAATAACATTTGACCGCTTCACATTGGTTTTTTATTTGTGTCAGTTAGAATTGATGATAAATTCGTTTATGCGCCACTTTTCTTTAAAGAAGTGATCATTACTTTTAGAAATGGAACACCAATTCTTTCAAGTTCAGGACATATTAAAGTCAATGAGAAATTACTTTTCTTCCTTAATAATAATGAATTTAACTTACAAATTGATTCAGATTTTAAAGAATTAAAAATCGAATCATTAATTTCAAAAATTAAAAAAGATTGAAAAGGAATTTATGAAGTTCCTGAAAATATCATTTATCCATTTAAAGAATTAGAATTATCAGAAATTAATAACAAAAGCTTAATTTTTCATCCAGGTGCTGTTTTAGGCCTTTTTGAACCATGAGGTGGTTATTCAAGAACTAGAATGAAAGAAATTATCCAAAATAATGAAATGGATCAAATTCTTAAAGTTGAGTTTAATAAAAATATTTACAAAGAAAGGGTTGATAAAACTATTTTTAACCCTAATATTTCTCTTTTTAAAATCACTCCAACTAACTATTCACAAGATAAAGCAATTCTTTCGTCACTTAACCAAAACACAGTCATTTGAGGGCCTCCAGGGACTGGGAAAAGCCAAACTATTGTTAATTTAATTGCTAATATTTTAGTTTATGATAAAACTGCCATTGTAGCTTCACAAAAGAAAGCTGCCTTAGAAGTTATCAAAGAAAGAATGGGCCTTTTATCTAAGTTCTGTTTATTTGTACTTAATTCAAAAGAAATGAATAAACAATCTTTCTATCAACCAATTCAAGAATACTTAGATTTTCTCGAGAACTTTGCACCTAATTCTAGGTTTAAACTTCAAGAAACTTTAACAAATGAAGAACAAAAATTTGTTCAAGTTTCTTCAGAGCTTACAAGCAATAAAAATACACCACACCTGCTTGAATCTTATTATTATTTTAGTGCACATAAGCCTGATTTTCAATTGCAAAAAGATGTCAATTTCATTGCAACTATTCCTAGTTATTTAAATTTACCTGATGGCACTTTTAATGGTGAAAATACTAAAAAGAAACTTCTTAGAAAAAGTAAATTAAGATTTATGCCATTTTTACCTAAATACCAAGAAATAGCTAGCTGAGCTAATAAAATAGATCAAAACCTTAAAACCTTTAATGGTGATTTATTTGAACTAAGAGATAGCTTTAAGTTTTTTGATTTTGAAAATCCAGAAAGTGAATTTATTAAGCTAAAGCAAAAAGTTGAAGTTTCAAACGAATTGCAAGATCAAATTAAACGTAAAAGCGTAATTAGTGATGAAAAGATGATTCAAGATATCATTGCTCAAAGGATTTTCCAAAGAGTTAATAATCTTAATGAAGAAGAAAAGAAAGAATATTTTGAATTTGCTTCAAGTGTAAGAATTATGAACCTTGAACCATATCGGTTTGTTAAAAAATTCACAAACATTATCAAGAAGATTTTTCCAATTGTTATCGCAACTCCCAACACTGATTTAAGCGGGTGAAGTAAACATGAATTTGATTATGCTATTTTAGATGAATCAAGCCAAATTTTCATTGAAAACGGTTTACCTATTTTATATTTAGCAAAGAAAAAAATTCTTGCTGGCGATACTAAACAAATGCGTCCAAGCAACTGATTTGGGACTAGAACCATTGATGATTCAATTTTTGGAAAAGTTGAATCACTGCTTGATTATGCACTAAGCATTGGCACTTACCAAATTCTGCTTGATAAAAACTATCGTTCTAACCACGCTTCGCTTATGTCTTTTTCAAGCAAATACTTCTATAATTCTTCACTAGATGTGCTTGACGTGGCTTTTAAAAACTCTGATGATGCAATCGAATTAATTCAAGTAGATGGAATTTGAAAAGATAACCGCAATATTGCTGAAGCTAAAAAATGTATTGAGCTTTTAATTGCTAATTTACATAAATATAACAAAATCATTCTCCTTGCTTTTAATGCTAAGCAAAGTGAATACTTAAAAAATGTGATTTACACTAAATTCCCTGAACTTGAAGAAGCTGTTACTAATAAGAAAATTTTAATTAGAAACATTGAAAATATTCAAGGTGATGAAGCTGATTTGATCATTGCTACAGTTGCTTATGATAAAAACACTCGCTTACAATTTTCTTATGTAGCTCGTGAAGGTGGTAAAAATGCACTGAATGTTGCTATCAGTAGAGCTAAAGAAAAAATGATTGTTATTAAGACATTAAAAAGCTCTGAAATTCTTATAAACGATAAATCGACTGATGATTTAAGAATCTTCAAAAAATGATTAGGTTATATTGAAATGAACCAAGAAGCTAAAAACCTTATCTTAAAAGAAAATAACTCATTAAAACAAGTTATATCAAATGAACTTAAAACCAATCAATTTAAAGAGTTTATTTATGAAAAACTAGCTTCTAAAATTAAGATTAATAAGAATTTAACAATCTCTAAAGATGTTAAATTGGGAACTATTGAAATTGATTTTGTTATTAAGTTTAAAAACAAACCTTATAAATATATTGTTGTTGATAATTTAGATTATAAAAACAATGTTGAAAATTATGTTCTTAAAAAAGACTTTATTTCATTTTTAGAATCTAAAAAATATAGTCCAATTGTTATTAACCCAATTAATTGAATTTGAGTTCAAAATCAAATTGATAAAGACTTTTATTATGAAAATTTAGATAAATTCGAGCATAAAAAATAA
- a CDS encoding PTS sugar transporter subunit IIABC, which produces MFKKNKFKMIFYTIITFGLIWIKWKKQLKHTKNTIYQSDNLPFDINLLKVALGEDNIEKIETKPSRITVFLKNAKIADLDKIRQLKGVTGIFAKSDSVSIILGEFSAITARLLEGK; this is translated from the coding sequence ATGTTTAAAAAGAATAAATTTAAAATGATTTTTTATACCATTATTACATTTGGTTTGATTTGAATTAAATGAAAAAAACAGTTAAAACATACAAAAAATACAATCTATCAAAGTGATAATTTACCTTTTGATATTAACTTGTTAAAAGTTGCTCTAGGGGAAGACAACATTGAAAAAATTGAAACCAAACCATCTCGGATCACAGTTTTTCTTAAAAATGCAAAAATTGCTGATCTAGATAAAATACGTCAATTAAAAGGAGTAACAGGTATTTTTGCTAAAAGTGATTCAGTATCAATCATTTTAGGAGAATTTTCGGCAATAACCGCAAGACTTCTTGAAGGAAAATAA
- the rpsB gene encoding 30S ribosomal protein S2, giving the protein MTQQKEKETKQPIVSKEKLLEAGAYFGHKASNWNPKMKDFIVPHKKNRGSHIIDITKTQKYLEFAYSLVNKLASRNAQFIFVGTKKQARAAVKEAAERTNSLYVIERWLGGTLTNNSTIMSRVKKMEELEAKAKGEFKGYTKKEALDKMRELEKLHKNLDGIRNMKRLPQVMIVADPNEDAIAVKEAKRKKIKVIGILDTNSDPDSLDFGIPANDDSAKSITLIMTVLADAIAKAQGKPQLFAYQDEEKVVLPDFGKKANAEVENNQPANENK; this is encoded by the coding sequence ATGACACAACAAAAAGAAAAAGAAACAAAACAACCTATTGTTTCTAAAGAGAAATTATTAGAAGCTGGTGCTTACTTTGGACATAAAGCTTCAAACTGAAATCCAAAAATGAAAGATTTCATTGTTCCTCACAAAAAAAATAGAGGATCACACATCATCGATATTACAAAAACACAAAAATACTTAGAATTTGCTTATTCACTTGTTAATAAATTAGCATCAAGAAATGCACAATTTATTTTTGTTGGAACAAAAAAACAAGCTCGTGCTGCTGTTAAAGAAGCTGCTGAAAGAACAAATTCATTATACGTTATAGAAAGATGACTTGGTGGAACACTTACAAACAACTCAACAATTATGTCACGTGTAAAGAAAATGGAAGAGCTTGAAGCTAAAGCTAAAGGTGAATTCAAAGGATACACCAAAAAAGAAGCTCTTGACAAAATGAGAGAACTTGAAAAATTACACAAAAACCTTGATGGTATTAGAAACATGAAACGTTTACCACAAGTTATGATTGTAGCAGACCCTAATGAAGATGCTATCGCTGTTAAAGAAGCAAAAAGAAAGAAAATCAAAGTTATTGGTATTTTAGATACAAACTCAGATCCAGATTCATTAGACTTTGGAATTCCTGCTAACGATGATTCAGCAAAATCAATCACACTTATTATGACAGTTTTAGCTGATGCTATTGCTAAAGCTCAAGGAAAACCACAACTTTTCGCTTACCAAGACGAAGAAAAAGTTGTATTACCAGATTTTGGTAAAAAAGCAAACGCTGAAGTTGAAAACAACCAACCAGCTAACGAAAACAAATAA
- the tsf gene encoding translation elongation factor Ts — protein sequence MADNKMELIKELRQRTNSALVDCKKALEATAYDIEAAIKWLKDNGIVKAAKKAGRVAAEGAVTAVGNDKSALLVEINSETDFVAKNDKFIMLLDKVANAIYNANVETTEEALTVKLDDNQTVEQALVDATAVIGEKISLRRIKRVNAMDNQVLGIYVHANGQVASVVVVNGSNANVARDVAMHVAAMNPEFDLVNEIPSERMEEIKKGFVEPNGFANKPENIREKIVSGWLDKQLSEFVLAKQPFVMDDGVTVEKYLANSGCELVKSYRFEVGEGIEKVQSNFAEEVSSMVNG from the coding sequence ATGGCTGACAACAAAATGGAACTTATTAAAGAATTAAGACAAAGAACTAATTCTGCTCTTGTTGACTGTAAAAAAGCTTTAGAAGCTACAGCATACGACATTGAAGCTGCTATTAAATGACTTAAAGACAACGGAATTGTAAAAGCTGCTAAAAAAGCAGGTAGAGTTGCTGCAGAAGGTGCTGTAACAGCTGTTGGAAATGATAAGTCTGCTTTACTTGTAGAAATTAACTCAGAAACAGATTTCGTTGCTAAAAACGATAAGTTTATTATGCTTCTTGACAAAGTTGCAAATGCTATTTATAATGCAAATGTTGAAACGACAGAAGAAGCATTAACTGTTAAATTAGACGATAACCAAACTGTTGAACAAGCTCTTGTTGATGCGACAGCAGTTATTGGAGAAAAAATTAGTCTTCGTCGTATTAAACGGGTAAATGCTATGGATAACCAAGTGTTAGGAATTTATGTTCATGCTAATGGTCAAGTAGCATCAGTTGTTGTTGTAAACGGTTCAAATGCTAATGTAGCAAGAGACGTTGCAATGCATGTTGCTGCTATGAATCCAGAATTTGACCTTGTAAACGAAATACCATCAGAAAGAATGGAAGAAATCAAAAAAGGATTTGTAGAACCAAATGGTTTTGCTAACAAACCAGAAAACATCCGTGAAAAAATTGTTTCAGGATGACTTGATAAACAATTATCAGAGTTTGTTCTTGCTAAACAACCTTTTGTTATGGATGATGGTGTTACAGTAGAAAAATATCTTGCAAACAGTGGTTGCGAGTTAGTTAAATCTTACAGATTCGAAGTAGGTGAAGGTATTGAAAAAGTTCAATCAAACTTCGCTGAAGAAGTATCAAGTATGGTTAATGGATAA